TCGGAGGGGTTCGGCAGGAAGGCCTTGGGGTCCTTGAGGCGCAGGGCCAGGCGCAATACGGCGTCCATCTGCCCCAGCGCCTTGACCTTCAGCCCGCTCAGCTCGTGCGCTGGAATCTCCTTCAGGTCCTTGCGGTTCTCCTCCGGGATCAAGACCGTCGTCATGCCTGAGCGCTGGGCTGCCAGCAACTTCTCCTTCAGGCCCCCGATCGCCAGCACGCGGCCGCGCAGGGTGATCTCGCCGGTCATGGCCAGGTCGCGGCGCACCGGAATCCGCAGCAGCGCCGAGACCAGCGCCGTCGCCATCGTGATCCCGGCCGAAGGACCGTCCTTGGGGATCGCGCCTTCCGGGAAATGCACGTGGACGTCGACGCGCTGATAGAAATCCGGCTCCAAGCCAAGGCTGACCGCCCGGCTCCGCACATAGCTCAAGGCGGCCTGCGCCGACTCCTGCATCACGTCGCCGAGCTTGCCCGTGAGCACCAGCTTGCCTTTTCCGGGCATGACCGTGACCTCGGTAGCCAGCAGATCCCCGCCGTAGGCGGTGACCGCGAGCCCGTTGGCCAGCCCTACGTCATCGGCGGTCTGCTTCACCGGCTCGGCGAAGCGCTTCGCGCCCAGCAGCGCCTCGACCCGATTGGCCGTGACACGGAAACCCTGGCGCCGCGGCGTGCGCACCTTCTTGCGCGCCAGCTTACGGCAGACGGCGGCGATCTCGCGCTCGAGACCGCGCACCCCGGCCTCCTTGGTGTAGCCGTGGATCAGCGTCGTGATCGCCTCGTCGCTGATCTGCACCGCGCATGCCTCGAGACCGTTGGCCGCCCGCTGCTTGGGAATCAGGTAGCGCCGCGCGATCTGCAGCTTCTCGTGATCGGTGTAGCCCGCCAGCTCGATGATCTCCATCCGATCCTGGAGCGGTATCGGGATGCCGTGCAGGCTGTTCGCGGTGGTGACGAACATCACGTCGGAGAGGTCGTAGTCCAGGTCGAGGTAGTGGTCGTTGAAGGTGTGATTCTGCTCGGGATCGAGCACCTCGAGCAGCGCAGCGGCCGGATCGCCGCGGAAATCGACGGACATCTTGTCGACCTCATCGAGCAGGAACACCGGGTTGCTGCTCGCCGCCTTGCGCAGGTTCTGAATGATGCGCCCCGGCAACGCGCCGATGTAGGTCCGCCGATGCCCGCGGATCTCCGCCTCGTCGCGGACGCCCCCGAGCGAGAGCCGGACGAAGTTGCGGCCGGTGGCCCGCGCGATGCTGCGCCCGAGGGAGGTCTTGCCAACGCCCGGTGGTCCAACGAAGCAAAGGATCGGTCCCTTGAGCTGCTTGACCAAGGACTGCACCGCGAGGTGCTCGAGGATCCGCTCCTTGACCTTGCGCATGCCGTAGTGGTCCTCATCGAGGGTGCGCTCGGCGCGCTCGATGTCGAGCTGCTCGGCGGTCTTTTCGCTCCACGGCAGCGCCAAGATCCAGTCGATGTAATTGCGCACGACGGTCGCCTCGGCCGACATCGGCGCCATCATCTTCAGCTTGCGCATCTCCTTGCGCACGCGATCCTGCGCCTCCTTGGACATCGGCTTGTCGCGCAGCCCGTCCTCGATCTCCTGCAGCTCGCTCTTGAACTCATCAGGCTCACCGAGCTCCTTCTGGATCGCGCTCATCTGCTCGTTGAGGTAGTACTCTTTCTGGTTGCGCTCCATCTGCCGCTTGACGCGCGAGCGAATCCGCCGCTCCATCTGCAGGATTTCGATCTCCGCCTGCATCAGCTCGAAGAGCTTCTGCATCCGCTGCGCGATCGACGGCATCTCCAACAGCTCTTGCTTCTGCTCGAGCTTGAGCGTCAGGTGCGCGGCGACGGTGTCGGCGAGGCGACCGCCCTCTTCGACGGTCTGCAGCGACACGAGGATCTCGGGCGGAATGCGCTTGTTCAGCTTGACGTAGGTCTCGAAGGTCGTGCGCAGCGAGCGCACCATCGCCTCGACCTCGACGCCGCTCGCCAGCTCCTCCTCGAAGGGCGCGAGCCGCGCCGCGACGAAGCCCTCCTCGGCCGCGAACTCGGCCAGCCGCACCCGTTGACGACCCTCGACCAGCACCTTCACCGTGCCGTCGGGCAGGCGCAGGAGCTGGACGATGACACCGAGCGTGCCCACGGCGAACACGTCACCGGGCCCCGGATCGTTGGTGCGAGGATCGCGCTGCGCCGCGAGCACGACCTCCTTCTCCGTCGCCGCGGCGTGCTCGAGGGCGTTGATCGAGCGCTCGCGCCCAACGAAGAGCGGCACGACCATGTGCGGAAAGACGATGATGTCGCGCAGCGGCAGCAACGGCACGGCGCGTGAGTCTTGCTTCTCGGACATGATCCCTCCGCGGCCGGAATGCTAGCACGGCCCCACCAGCCGAGCAGCTCGCGGCGGGCCGGCCAGCAACCACAACCATTGCAGACGGGACCGACCGATCCGATCGTCTCGCGAGAGGCGGAAAGGCGCCCGCGCCTGGGCGTCTCTCAGCGTTCGGCGCCGGCGGCGTCCTTGGCGTAGACCAGGATCGGCTGCGCTCCCTTGTCGATCACGTCCTCGTTGATCAGGACTTCCTTGATGTTGTCCTGCGAGGGGATCTCGAACATGATGTCGAGCATCGCGTGCTCCAGCACGGCGCGCAGGCCGCGGGCACCGCTGTTGAGCTTCAGCGCGGCGCGCGCCACCGCCCGCAGCGCACCCTTGGTGAACTTCAGCTTCACACCGTCGAGCTCGAAGAGCTTGTCGTACTGCTTGACGAGCGCGTTGCGCGGCTTGGTCAGGATGCTCACCAGCGCCTCGTGGTCCAGCTCCTGGAGCGGCGCCATCACGGGCAAGCGGCCAACAAACTCCGGGATCATCCCGAACTTCAGCAGGTCCTCGGGCTGCACCTGGCGCAGGTACTCCCACGCGCCCTGGCGCTGCCGGCTCCTGACGTCGGCGCCAAAGCCCATCAACCGCTTGCCGACGCGGGCCTCGATGATGTCCTCGAGCCCGTTGAAGGCACCGCCGCAGATAAAGAGGATGTGCGTGGTGTCGATCTGCAGGAACTCCTGCTGCGGATGCTTGCGGCCCCCCTTCGGCGGCACGGACGCCACCGTACCCTCGATGATCTTCAGCAGCGCCTGCTGGACGCCCTCGCCCGAGACATCGCGGGTAATCGACGGGTTCTCCGCCTTGCGCGCGATCTTGTCGATCTCATCGATGTAGACGATGCCGCGCTGCGCGCTCGATGTCGTGATCGGCGTTCTGCAACAGGTTGACGATGATGTTCTCGACATCCTCGCCGACGTACCCCGCCTCGGTCAGGCTGGTCGCGTCGGCCATCGCGAAGGGCACGTTGAGCACACGCGCCAGGGTCTGGCAGAGCAGCGTCTTGCCACAGCCGGTCGGCCCGATCAGCAGGATGTTCGACTTCTGCAGCTCGACGTCGTCGCTGCCCAGCCGCGCATCGATGCGCTTGTAGTGATTGTGGACGGCGACGGCGAGCGTCTTCTTGGCGCGATCCTGCCCAACGACGTAGTCGTCCAGCACGCCCTTGATCTCGGCGGGCTTGGGGATCCGACCGGCACCATGTCCGCCCCGCTCTTCCTTGACGAGCTCCTCGGCGATGATGTCGTTGCAGAGACCGATACACTCGTCGCAGATGTAGACGGTGGGCCCGGCAATGAGCTTCTTCACTTCCTTCTGGCTCTTGCCGCAGAAGGAGCAGCTCAAGTTGCCGTGAGTGTCGTCTCGCCGTCGATCCAAGGCCCCGCTCCCCCGCGCGCACACCTGACGGCCAGGCGCCGTGCAGCCGCGCCCCCTGCCGTCGCAGGATATTTTATCTGCGCCGTGCCGGCCAGCCCGTGGGCGGCCTGCCGCGCCCCGCGCCGCCTACTTCTCGCGCTTCAGCTCGGTCGCCGGCCGGCGCTCGGCCTTGCGCTCGAGGAGCGCGTCGATCAGATTGTACTCCTTGGCGTCCGCCGCGGTCAGGTAGTAGTCACGATCGGTGTCCTTGCTCACCGTATCGAGATCCTTACCCGTATGCTTGGCCAAGATGTTGTTCAGGCGCTCACGCGTGCGGAGGATCTCTCGCGCCTGGATGTCGATATCCGAGGCCTGCCCCGAGAAGCCCCCGAGCGGCTGGTGGACCATGATCCGCGCGTGGGGCAGCGCGAAGCGCTTGCCGGCGGCGCCGGCCGCAAGCAGCAGGGCACCCATCGAAGCGGCCTGCCCCATGCAAATCGTCGC
This genomic stretch from Pseudomonadota bacterium harbors:
- the lon gene encoding endopeptidase La yields the protein MSEKQDSRAVPLLPLRDIIVFPHMVVPLFVGRERSINALEHAAATEKEVVLAAQRDPRTNDPGPGDVFAVGTLGVIVQLLRLPDGTVKVLVEGRQRVRLAEFAAEEGFVAARLAPFEEELASGVEVEAMVRSLRTTFETYVKLNKRIPPEILVSLQTVEEGGRLADTVAAHLTLKLEQKQELLEMPSIAQRMQKLFELMQAEIEILQMERRIRSRVKRQMERNQKEYYLNEQMSAIQKELGEPDEFKSELQEIEDGLRDKPMSKEAQDRVRKEMRKLKMMAPMSAEATVVRNYIDWILALPWSEKTAEQLDIERAERTLDEDHYGMRKVKERILEHLAVQSLVKQLKGPILCFVGPPGVGKTSLGRSIARATGRNFVRLSLGGVRDEAEIRGHRRTYIGALPGRIIQNLRKAASSNPVFLLDEVDKMSVDFRGDPAAALLEVLDPEQNHTFNDHYLDLDYDLSDVMFVTTANSLHGIPIPLQDRMEIIELAGYTDHEKLQIARRYLIPKQRAANGLEACAVQISDEAITTLIHGYTKEAGVRGLEREIAAVCRKLARKKVRTPRRQGFRVTANRVEALLGAKRFAEPVKQTADDVGLANGLAVTAYGGDLLATEVTVMPGKGKLVLTGKLGDVMQESAQAALSYVRSRAVSLGLEPDFYQRVDVHVHFPEGAIPKDGPSAGITMATALVSALLRIPVRRDLAMTGEITLRGRVLAIGGLKEKLLAAQRSGMTTVLIPEENRKDLKEIPAHELSGLKVKALGQMDAVLRLALRLKDPKAFLPNPSEVVDWRLAQQSPSTAAH
- the clpP gene encoding ATP-dependent Clp endopeptidase proteolytic subunit ClpP, which codes for MWQPETNIVIPTVIEQTHRGERGWDIYSRLLKDRIVFLGGPINDDVANTVIAQLLFLESEDPDRDIMLYINSPGGVVTSGLAIYDTMQYVKSEVATICMGQAASMGALLLAAGAAGKRFALPHARIMVHQPLGGFSGQASDIDIQAREILRTRERLNNILAKHTGKDLDTVSKDTDRDYYLTAADAKEYNLIDALLERKAERRPATELKREK